A part of Halobaculum sp. MBLA0143 genomic DNA contains:
- a CDS encoding ABC transporter ATP-binding protein: MPAIYLNSLSKKINSVKILKDISFEIDEGEVFGFLGPNGAGKSTTISILLGLIRPTSGVATVLGHDVETERDEIHSQVGVLPDGVAPFTGLSGTQHVEFAARAHGVSVDPAELLDYTGLDPADHDRPVENYSTGMRQRLWLAMALVGDPELIVLDEPMTGLDPNGVREVREIVGNLASDGHTVFFSSHRLGEVQTVCDRVGVLYDGQVRRIADVDELGGSEIGSLYTVRFEIPTPNERLFADIRSREDVRRAEYDGEWLRVESASPTEKVEVTETVLSETSVSNIVAEQSSLESLFARETDSTEVDQ, encoded by the coding sequence ATGCCTGCTATATATTTAAATAGTCTGTCAAAAAAGATTAATAGTGTAAAAATTTTAAAAGATATAAGCTTCGAAATCGACGAAGGAGAGGTGTTCGGCTTTCTCGGCCCGAACGGGGCGGGCAAGTCGACGACGATCAGTATTCTCCTCGGACTCATCAGACCGACAAGTGGCGTCGCAACCGTGTTGGGTCACGATGTCGAGACGGAACGAGACGAGATCCACTCACAGGTCGGTGTCCTACCAGATGGAGTGGCACCGTTCACCGGGCTCAGTGGCACGCAACACGTCGAGTTTGCCGCTCGTGCACACGGCGTCTCGGTCGACCCGGCTGAACTGCTCGACTACACTGGACTCGACCCCGCGGACCACGACCGCCCAGTCGAGAACTACTCGACCGGAATGCGTCAGCGTCTGTGGCTAGCGATGGCACTGGTCGGCGATCCGGAGTTGATCGTTCTCGACGAGCCCATGACTGGGCTTGACCCGAACGGAGTACGGGAAGTACGTGAGATCGTTGGCAACCTCGCCAGCGATGGACACACAGTGTTCTTTTCGAGTCATCGACTCGGTGAAGTGCAGACGGTGTGTGATCGTGTCGGCGTCCTGTACGACGGTCAAGTTCGACGGATTGCAGATGTCGACGAACTCGGCGGCTCAGAGATTGGGAGTCTTTATACAGTCCGTTTCGAGATACCGACACCCAACGAGCGGCTGTTTGCCGACATCCGATCCCGTGAGGATGTCCGCCGCGCCGAGTACGACGGAGAGTGGTTGCGTGTTGAGTCCGCCAGCCCGACTGAAAAGGTCGAAGTCACCGAGACAGTCCTCTCAGAGACAAGCGTGTCGAACATCGTCGCGGAACAGTCGTCACTCGAGTCTCTCTTCGCACGGGAGACTGATAGCACGGAGGTCGACCAATGA
- a CDS encoding mannose-1-phosphate guanylyltransferase, whose translation MNRPIVAVVLAGGTGTRLYPAARSDRPKQFLPLAGDRSLLARTLERTAFADATVVATREGFADAVRERAPTADVLVEPAAKDTGPATVFATHQVARLHAAGELPVPADGPEPVVVTLPADHHVPDPAAFADAVADGARVAGDTDRLVTFGVAPTRPETGYGYLELGPGRDGYHELAAFHEKPDDATAREYVAAGHRWNAGIFAWTPTALRRAVGDSPLAPMLSRLDEGDPAGAFEAVSAVSVDHAVMERAEEAAVVPVSFDWDDLGAWDAVERVVGADEDGNARVGEAVTVDATDNVVVADADSHVSLVGVDDLCVVAWDDRVLVVPRDEAQRVREVVESLRSDGLF comes from the coding sequence ATGAATCGGCCAATCGTCGCGGTGGTGCTCGCCGGCGGCACCGGGACACGACTCTACCCCGCCGCTCGGTCGGACCGCCCGAAGCAGTTCCTCCCGTTGGCCGGCGACCGGTCGTTGCTCGCGCGAACGCTGGAGCGCACGGCGTTCGCCGACGCCACGGTCGTCGCCACCCGCGAGGGGTTCGCCGACGCCGTCCGCGAGCGCGCGCCGACGGCGGACGTGCTCGTCGAGCCCGCGGCCAAAGACACCGGGCCCGCGACCGTGTTCGCCACCCACCAGGTCGCCCGACTGCACGCCGCCGGCGAGCTCCCCGTGCCGGCCGACGGCCCGGAGCCGGTCGTCGTCACGCTGCCCGCCGACCACCACGTCCCCGACCCGGCGGCGTTCGCGGACGCCGTCGCCGACGGCGCCCGCGTCGCCGGCGACACCGATCGACTCGTCACGTTCGGCGTCGCCCCCACCCGCCCGGAGACCGGCTACGGCTACCTCGAACTCGGACCGGGACGCGACGGCTACCACGAACTGGCTGCGTTCCACGAGAAGCCAGACGACGCCACGGCCCGCGAGTACGTCGCCGCGGGCCACCGCTGGAACGCCGGAATCTTCGCCTGGACGCCGACCGCACTCCGGAGGGCCGTCGGCGACTCACCGCTCGCGCCGATGCTCTCTCGTCTGGACGAGGGTGACCCGGCGGGTGCCTTCGAGGCCGTCTCGGCCGTCAGCGTCGACCACGCCGTGATGGAGCGTGCCGAGGAAGCCGCCGTCGTCCCCGTCTCCTTCGACTGGGACGATCTCGGCGCCTGGGACGCGGTGGAGCGTGTCGTGGGGGCCGACGAGGACGGGAACGCCCGTGTCGGGGAGGCAGTGACTGTCGACGCGACCGACAACGTCGTCGTCGCCGACGCCGACAGCCACGTCTCGCTCGTCGGCGTCGACGACCTCTGTGTCGTCGCCTGGGACGACCGTGTGCTCGTGGTGCCGAGAGACGAGGCGCAGCGAGTCCGGGAGGTCGTCGAGTCGTTGCGGTCCGACGGGTTGTTCTGA
- the mutS gene encoding DNA mismatch repair protein MutS — translation MTTGAPAKMLDRRAELTPMLSQYVDLAEEYDDAILLFRVGDFYKAFCETAEEVARVCELTKIEREDSTGTYTACGIPIDNAATYLDRLLAAGHRLAVADQVEDPEETTGLVDRAVTRVVTPGTVVDDELLAGGESNYLACVATAPGTAGEESLGFAYVDVSTGECAVTSGDRAAVAAELARVGPAEVVVGPDVDGETRAAVDPDAPATGYEATAFEPATATDRLGAYAAADRFDPAERIAAGGLLGYAEYTQGDDGPLSYVTRVRQYDPRRSLRLDATALRGLELFEAHTPSGRTLLETVDETRSALGRRRLESWLRRPLVDRAEIETRHDAVGALADESLVRAEVRERLDAAYDLERLVSRAARERADARDLRSLADTLTVVPELRETLEGVDALASLREDLDPLTELREYLEAALVADPPHEITEGGVIREGFDEELDELRATAREGREWIADLEARERERTGIDTLEVGYNQVHGYYVEVTNSNVDDVPEEYTRRQTLKNAERFYTPELKRREDEILGAEERADALEYETFVAVRERVAEESDRVQALADAVARLDALAGLATVAVERDYVRPSMRPDGDDGGVAIERGRHPVVERTESEFVPNDARLSRGSVTLLTGPNMSGKSTYMRQVALAVVLAQAGSFVPAASATLPVVDRVFTRVGASDDIAGGQSTFMREMAELTDILHDATDDSLVLLDEVGRGTATTDGRAIARAAVEFLHDELGATTVFATHYHDLTALADELPRVRNRHLDATRTDGDVTFRHRVREGAASSSYGVRVAEMAGVPAPVVARARELVGTAEPDQRTLAEIAADAGGGGEVDGDGADEGDGVETDDTGDTDHVETDDTGDTDHVETNDTGDPDTDDTDGEGVDTTGRDRHRANGEGDTVGGDAYDDTLAARDHDDGQLPPAVAALVTELADVSVAETTPLEALQALNDLAGRADEIVRDGVAAGDDRGHGVGRDGTGDEP, via the coding sequence ATGACGACGGGCGCACCGGCGAAGATGCTCGACAGGCGGGCGGAGCTGACGCCGATGCTCTCCCAGTACGTCGACCTGGCCGAAGAGTACGACGACGCGATCCTGTTGTTCAGGGTCGGCGACTTCTACAAGGCGTTCTGTGAGACGGCCGAGGAGGTCGCGCGGGTGTGCGAGCTCACGAAGATCGAGCGCGAGGACTCCACGGGAACGTACACGGCGTGTGGGATTCCGATCGACAACGCGGCGACGTACCTCGACCGACTGCTGGCGGCGGGTCACAGGCTCGCCGTCGCAGATCAGGTCGAAGACCCCGAGGAGACCACGGGGTTGGTCGACCGGGCGGTGACGCGGGTGGTCACGCCCGGGACGGTCGTCGACGACGAACTGCTGGCGGGCGGGGAGTCGAACTACCTGGCGTGCGTGGCGACGGCGCCGGGGACGGCCGGCGAGGAGTCGCTGGGGTTCGCGTACGTCGACGTGTCGACGGGAGAGTGTGCGGTCACGAGCGGCGACCGGGCGGCGGTGGCGGCGGAGTTGGCCCGTGTCGGCCCGGCGGAGGTGGTCGTCGGCCCGGACGTAGACGGAGAGACACGAGCGGCGGTGGACCCGGACGCGCCGGCGACGGGGTACGAGGCGACGGCGTTCGAGCCGGCGACGGCGACTGATCGGCTGGGGGCGTACGCGGCCGCCGACCGGTTCGACCCCGCAGAACGGATTGCCGCGGGCGGCCTCCTGGGCTACGCGGAGTACACGCAGGGTGACGACGGGCCGTTGTCGTACGTCACGCGGGTGCGGCAGTACGATCCTCGGCGAAGCCTTCGGCTGGACGCGACCGCGCTACGGGGGCTGGAGCTGTTCGAGGCGCACACCCCCTCCGGCCGGACACTGTTGGAGACAGTCGACGAGACGCGGTCGGCGCTGGGCCGGCGACGGCTGGAGTCGTGGCTGCGGCGGCCGCTCGTCGACCGGGCGGAGATCGAGACGCGACACGACGCAGTCGGGGCGCTGGCAGACGAGAGTCTCGTGCGGGCGGAGGTGCGGGAGCGACTGGACGCCGCCTACGACCTCGAGCGACTCGTGAGCCGGGCGGCACGCGAACGAGCAGACGCCCGGGACCTCCGGTCGTTGGCGGACACGCTGACGGTCGTGCCGGAGCTACGGGAGACACTGGAGGGAGTCGACGCGCTGGCGAGCCTGCGGGAGGACCTGGATCCGCTGACGGAGCTGCGGGAGTACCTCGAGGCCGCGCTCGTGGCCGACCCGCCCCACGAGATCACGGAGGGTGGTGTGATCCGCGAGGGGTTCGACGAGGAGTTGGACGAGCTCCGGGCGACCGCCAGAGAGGGACGCGAGTGGATCGCGGACCTGGAGGCACGGGAACGCGAGCGCACCGGGATCGACACCCTGGAGGTGGGGTACAATCAGGTCCACGGCTACTACGTCGAGGTGACGAACAGCAACGTCGACGACGTGCCAGAGGAGTACACCCGGCGCCAGACGCTGAAGAACGCAGAGCGGTTCTACACGCCGGAGTTGAAGCGCCGCGAAGACGAGATCCTGGGCGCAGAGGAACGCGCCGACGCCTTGGAGTACGAGACGTTCGTGGCCGTGCGCGAACGGGTGGCCGAAGAGAGTGACCGGGTGCAGGCGCTGGCGGACGCGGTCGCCCGACTGGACGCGCTGGCGGGGCTGGCGACGGTCGCGGTCGAGCGAGACTACGTCCGACCGTCGATGCGCCCGGACGGTGACGACGGCGGGGTGGCGATCGAGCGGGGCCGCCACCCGGTGGTCGAGCGGACGGAGTCGGAGTTCGTCCCGAACGACGCCCGGCTCTCCCGGGGGAGCGTCACGCTCCTGACGGGGCCGAACATGAGCGGGAAGTCGACGTACATGCGCCAGGTCGCGCTGGCGGTCGTGTTGGCACAGGCCGGGAGCTTCGTGCCGGCGGCGTCGGCGACGCTCCCGGTGGTCGACCGGGTGTTCACCCGCGTCGGCGCGAGCGACGACATCGCCGGCGGCCAGTCGACGTTCATGCGGGAGATGGCGGAGCTGACGGACATCCTCCACGACGCTACCGACGACTCGCTCGTGTTGTTGGACGAGGTGGGCCGCGGGACGGCGACGACGGACGGTCGCGCTATCGCCCGCGCCGCCGTGGAGTTCCTCCACGACGAACTCGGGGCGACCACCGTGTTCGCCACCCACTACCACGACCTGACGGCGTTGGCGGACGAACTGCCGCGGGTGCGGAATCGCCACCTGGACGCCACCCGGACGGACGGGGACGTGACGTTCCGCCACCGGGTGCGCGAGGGGGCCGCCTCCTCCTCGTACGGCGTCCGGGTGGCCGAGATGGCGGGCGTGCCCGCGCCGGTCGTCGCCCGGGCCCGGGAACTCGTCGGCACTGCCGAGCCGGATCAACGAACCCTGGCGGAGATCGCCGCCGACGCCGGCGGTGGGGGTGAAGTCGACGGCGACGGCGCAGACGAGGGGGACGGCGTGGAGACGGACGACACTGGCGACACCGACCACGTGGAGACGGACGACACTGGCGACACCGACCACGTGGAGACGAACGACACTGGCGACCCAGACACCGACGACACCGACGGGGAAGGTGTCGACACGACGGGGCGGGACAGACACCGGGCGAACGGCGAGGGCGACACAGTCGGCGGCGACGCATACGACGACACGCTCGCCGCTCGGGACCACGACGACGGCCAACTCCCGCCGGCGGTCGCGGCGCTGGTGACGGAGCTGGCCGACGTGTCGGTCGCGGAGACGACGCCGTTAGAGGCGCTCCAGGCGCTGAACGACCTCGCCGGACGAGCAGACGAGATCGTGCGCGACGGCGTCGCCGCGGGCGACGACCGGGGCCACGGTGTCGGACGCGACGGGACGGGTGACGAGCCGTGA
- a CDS encoding ABC transporter permease subunit, producing MSLSAYLWRDLLEVRHSRVGSSTAAVFVLLAGGFVAVFGVTGSITPVYAVLFFASPFLFPAVGLLTTALSLARHRESGSIRVLLTVPGRRRTAVVATFLSRAVVVTAGFLLIAAAVAGIELIGSVNRQFGLGLVSLSWLLTLSGVGVGTLISTIATSQRQALFAAVAYYVIVVVWWCVFFPQSPDRVVQLLVGEALGPATTQPLMMVSPANAYLVLFQLLGSDGGFVATIGSLFGTPIPDPLPGLAVLVCWTTVPVVVAAGWLERSEVY from the coding sequence ATGAGTCTCTCTGCGTACCTCTGGCGTGACCTGCTGGAGGTACGCCACTCACGCGTTGGGAGTTCAACGGCCGCAGTCTTTGTTCTTCTCGCTGGGGGGTTCGTCGCCGTGTTCGGAGTTACTGGCTCCATCACGCCAGTGTACGCGGTGTTGTTCTTCGCAAGTCCGTTTCTGTTCCCGGCTGTAGGGCTGTTGACCACCGCTCTGTCATTGGCGCGGCACAGGGAGTCGGGCTCGATACGAGTGCTACTCACGGTGCCGGGACGTCGCCGCACGGCTGTCGTAGCGACGTTCCTCTCGCGCGCAGTAGTCGTCACCGCCGGCTTCCTCCTGATTGCGGCTGCCGTCGCCGGTATCGAACTGATCGGTAGTGTGAACAGACAGTTTGGCCTCGGTCTCGTCTCACTGTCCTGGCTTCTCACGCTCTCTGGTGTCGGCGTGGGTACGCTCATCTCGACGATTGCAACGAGCCAGCGACAGGCTCTGTTTGCCGCAGTCGCGTACTACGTGATCGTCGTCGTCTGGTGGTGCGTGTTCTTCCCACAGTCGCCGGACCGTGTCGTTCAGCTGCTCGTGGGCGAGGCGCTCGGTCCTGCAACGACCCAGCCGCTCATGATGGTGAGCCCCGCGAACGCCTACCTCGTGTTGTTCCAGCTACTCGGCTCGGACGGAGGGTTCGTGGCTACCATCGGATCACTGTTCGGAACGCCGATCCCAGATCCGCTCCCAGGGCTAGCAGTTCTGGTATGCTGGACTACTGTTCCGGTCGTCGTCGCTGCGGGCTGGCTGGAGCGGTCGGAAGTGTACTGA